Proteins co-encoded in one Trueperella abortisuis genomic window:
- a CDS encoding DNA-binding transcriptional response regulator, with translation MTQDDGKTSVEVLVYSDNRDTRNDVMHAVGRRVGKGLPAINWTEAATWQGAYMKVEENHFDLLILDGEAAKLGGIGLGKLVRDELVEDMPYIVLIGRPQDEWLARVSKPNAILPLPVDARALSQAVADVLGKTGA, from the coding sequence ATGACACAGGACGATGGCAAGACCTCGGTCGAGGTGCTCGTGTATTCAGATAACCGCGACACCCGCAATGACGTCATGCACGCCGTGGGGCGGCGCGTAGGCAAGGGGCTTCCTGCCATCAACTGGACTGAAGCAGCCACCTGGCAAGGCGCATACATGAAGGTGGAGGAGAACCACTTCGACCTGCTTATCCTTGACGGCGAGGCCGCCAAGCTCGGCGGAATCGGTCTCGGAAAGCTCGTGCGTGACGAGCTGGTGGAGGACATGCCCTACATCGTGTTGATTGGCCGCCCGCAGGATGAGTGGCTCGCGCGTGTGTCCAAGCCGAACGCGATCCTGCCCCTCCCTGTCGACGCCCGCGCGCTGTCGCAGGCCGTAGCCGACGTTCTCGGGAAGACTGGCGCCTGA
- a CDS encoding DEDD exonuclease domain-containing protein produces the protein MTDSRPGRSLDLTPARPHREGMAPPTPVQLAFDELGPSLFDVTFVVVDLETTGGGPGLNSITEFGAVKVRGGDIIGEFSSRVNPHVPIPGHITWLTGITNSMVALAPDLAQVMAQFLAFVGHEPAVFVAHNARFDISHLKVACGELGYHFPAHPVIDTVKLARKVFTKDETPNYKLSTLARVCGAEVQPSHRALDDAHATVDLLHAILSRLGGIGVTHLADLLTATDPVPAKRRARAYLADGLPRGPGVYRFIGPGGEVLYVGTSVNVYKRVRQYFTAAERRARMAEMVDLAVAVEATATATQLEANVLEVRLIDELDPPYNRRSRRTAQRPWLVLTNEPFPRLKVTRKVRLAQMGEALGPLTSGKQATRAVELLQAATGLRACTARLPATPDGRSPCHLYELGKCDAPCLTGRPQSEQVAAVQAALAGDVAGVASHTLGRIKALAGEERYEQAAGERDRLYALVAGAKNLEELRSLVGNRRIVAARRSGRGWDVVVMDYGMLRASAATRPGEDPEDLGAWLDAATEQLHEPEFALHVSHDEVRLLSAWLMHEDVRLIKVSRPDLLTRSLAGGCAVQLPQLPDSHPQD, from the coding sequence ATGACTGATTCACGGCCCGGCCGCTCCCTTGACCTCACCCCCGCGCGCCCGCATCGCGAGGGGATGGCTCCGCCTACGCCCGTCCAGCTCGCCTTTGACGAACTGGGCCCCTCCCTCTTCGACGTGACCTTTGTGGTAGTGGATCTCGAGACGACGGGCGGCGGGCCCGGCCTCAATTCCATCACCGAGTTCGGTGCCGTCAAGGTGCGCGGCGGGGACATCATCGGCGAGTTCTCCTCGCGGGTCAACCCCCACGTGCCCATCCCCGGGCACATCACGTGGCTGACGGGAATCACAAATTCGATGGTGGCTCTTGCCCCGGACCTCGCGCAGGTCATGGCGCAGTTCCTCGCCTTCGTGGGCCACGAACCGGCCGTCTTCGTGGCCCACAACGCGCGCTTCGACATCTCTCACCTCAAGGTCGCCTGCGGGGAGCTTGGCTACCACTTCCCCGCCCACCCGGTGATCGATACGGTCAAGCTAGCGCGCAAGGTCTTCACCAAGGACGAGACCCCGAACTATAAGCTCTCCACACTGGCCCGCGTTTGTGGAGCCGAGGTTCAGCCCAGCCACAGGGCTCTCGACGACGCGCACGCCACCGTCGACTTGCTCCACGCCATCCTCTCCCGGCTAGGCGGAATCGGGGTCACCCACCTGGCCGACCTCCTGACGGCCACCGATCCTGTGCCTGCCAAGCGCCGTGCACGGGCCTATCTTGCCGACGGGCTACCCCGCGGGCCGGGCGTGTACCGATTCATCGGCCCGGGCGGCGAGGTTTTGTACGTCGGCACGTCGGTCAACGTCTACAAGCGGGTGCGCCAATACTTCACTGCCGCCGAGCGGCGGGCAAGGATGGCGGAGATGGTCGACCTGGCGGTGGCGGTGGAGGCCACCGCCACCGCCACCCAGCTCGAGGCCAACGTCTTGGAAGTGCGCCTCATCGATGAACTGGATCCCCCGTATAACCGCCGCTCGCGGCGCACCGCGCAGCGCCCGTGGCTCGTCCTCACCAATGAGCCCTTTCCCCGTCTCAAGGTCACGCGCAAGGTTCGGCTTGCCCAGATGGGTGAGGCGTTGGGGCCGTTGACCAGTGGCAAGCAGGCGACCCGGGCCGTCGAGCTTTTGCAGGCAGCCACGGGCCTTCGCGCATGCACCGCGCGGCTTCCCGCTACGCCGGACGGCCGCTCCCCCTGCCACCTCTACGAGCTGGGCAAGTGCGACGCGCCATGCCTCACAGGCAGGCCACAGTCGGAGCAGGTCGCCGCGGTACAGGCCGCGCTCGCCGGCGACGTGGCGGGTGTGGCAAGCCACACTCTGGGCAGGATCAAGGCGTTGGCGGGTGAGGAACGCTATGAGCAGGCGGCCGGCGAGCGGGACCGTCTCTACGCGCTCGTCGCCGGTGCGAAGAATCTAGAAGAGCTGCGAAGCCTCGTGGGCAACCGCCGAATCGTGGCCGCGCGCAGGTCTGGGCGCGGCTGGGACGTCGTCGTCATGGACTACGGTATGCTGCGCGCCAGCGCCGCCACGCGCCCCGGCGAGGACCCGGAGGATCTGGGCGCCTGGCTGGACGCCGCGACCGAGCAGCTTCACGAGCCGGAGTTTGCCCTCCACGTCTCCCACGACGAGGTGCGGCTCCTGTCAGCTTGGCTCATGCACGAGGACGTCCGGCTTATCAAGGTATCCCGGCCCGATTTGCTTACCCGCTCCCTGGCGGGAGGGTGCGCAGTCCAGCTCCCCCAATTGCCTGATTCGCACCCGCAGGACTAA
- a CDS encoding pyrophosphate--fructose-6-phosphate 1-phosphotransferase: MTIRRIALLTAGGYAPCLSTAVGDLIERYTKELPDAEIIGYQHGYHGLLTGNFVVFDDEARAKAHILTKFGGSPIGNSRVKLTNSQNLIDRGLIKPGENALEVAAEQLRKDGVDVLHTIGGDDTNTTAADLAAYLHEHDYELTVVGLPKTIDNDIVPIRQSLGAYSAAEQGALFAQNIVGEHRVNPRMLIIHEIMGRGCGYLAAETSRYYRQWIEEQKWVPSAGLSKERWDIHALYLPEITFDLDAEGSRLRKIMDEQGNVNIFLSEGAGVNEIVEEILEDGGEVERDPFGHVKLDSINPGEWFAKKFSKIIGAEKVMVQKSGYFSRSAKSNERDLKLIGQMCDLAVESAIKGVSGVVGHDEENGDVLSTIDFKRIAGHKAFDVTQPWFAELMEAIGQPWQPQPSAE; the protein is encoded by the coding sequence ATGACTATTCGCCGCATCGCATTGCTGACCGCAGGAGGCTACGCCCCCTGCCTCTCCACCGCCGTGGGTGACCTCATCGAGCGCTACACTAAGGAGCTCCCGGACGCCGAGATCATCGGGTACCAGCATGGCTATCACGGCCTGCTGACGGGCAACTTCGTGGTCTTCGACGACGAAGCGCGCGCCAAGGCACACATCCTGACCAAGTTCGGCGGCTCGCCGATCGGAAACTCCCGCGTCAAGCTCACCAATTCCCAGAACCTGATCGATCGCGGCCTCATCAAGCCCGGCGAGAACGCCCTCGAGGTGGCCGCCGAGCAGCTGCGCAAGGACGGGGTGGACGTGCTCCACACCATCGGTGGAGACGACACGAACACCACAGCCGCTGACCTGGCCGCCTACCTTCACGAGCACGACTACGAGCTGACCGTGGTGGGCCTGCCCAAGACGATCGACAACGACATCGTCCCCATCCGTCAGTCCCTCGGCGCCTACTCGGCCGCCGAGCAGGGCGCGCTATTCGCCCAGAACATTGTCGGAGAACACCGCGTCAACCCGCGCATGCTCATCATCCACGAGATCATGGGCCGCGGCTGCGGCTACCTGGCGGCGGAGACCAGCCGCTACTACCGCCAGTGGATCGAGGAGCAGAAGTGGGTACCCTCCGCTGGCCTGTCGAAGGAGCGCTGGGACATCCACGCGCTCTACCTGCCCGAGATCACCTTCGACCTCGATGCCGAAGGCTCGCGCCTGCGCAAGATCATGGACGAGCAGGGCAACGTCAACATCTTCCTTTCGGAGGGCGCGGGCGTGAACGAAATCGTCGAGGAGATCTTGGAAGACGGCGGCGAGGTTGAACGGGACCCGTTTGGCCACGTCAAGCTCGATTCGATCAACCCGGGCGAGTGGTTTGCGAAGAAGTTTTCCAAGATCATCGGCGCGGAAAAGGTCATGGTTCAAAAGTCGGGCTACTTCTCCCGCTCGGCGAAGTCGAACGAACGCGACCTGAAGCTGATCGGCCAGATGTGCGACCTCGCCGTCGAGTCGGCGATCAAGGGCGTCTCCGGCGTCGTCGGCCATGACGAGGAGAACGGTGATGTGCTGAGCACTATCGACTTCAAGCGCATCGCTGGCCACAAGGCGTTCGACGTGACCCAGCCCTGGTTCGCGGAGCTCATGGAGGCCATCGGCCAGCCGTGGCAGCCACAGCCTAGCGCTGAGTAA
- the trpD gene encoding anthranilate phosphoribosyltransferase — MLTWPEITAKVVSRQDLSAQETAWAMDQVMTGETSPVSLAGFLTALATKGETIDEILGLADSMQAHATPVNLPSDSLDIVGTGGDRLRTVNISTTASLVIAAAGVKVVKHGNRASSSKSGAADCLEALGVNLDLPVDAVERIFGEIGITFLFANKFHPSMKYAATARRELGIPTAFNVLGPLTNPARPEVGAIGVSNARQAPLVAGVLARRGTRALVFRGTNGLDELSTAAPNEVWEVRDGEVTYRDLDATTDLGLPKATVDDLRGEDAAYNAAAARKVLDGQKGAVRDAVVLNAAGAIVADGRLEGVRPDDGDLVARMRAGLELAEDALDTGKASGLLTRWAELARAESAKG; from the coding sequence ATGCTGACCTGGCCGGAAATCACTGCGAAGGTTGTCAGCCGCCAGGACCTGTCCGCTCAGGAGACGGCGTGGGCGATGGATCAGGTGATGACTGGGGAGACCTCGCCGGTCTCGCTGGCCGGCTTCCTGACGGCGCTCGCAACGAAGGGCGAGACGATCGATGAGATCCTTGGCCTGGCCGACTCCATGCAGGCGCACGCCACGCCCGTCAACCTTCCCTCGGACTCGCTCGACATTGTTGGCACTGGCGGCGACAGGCTCCGCACGGTCAACATTTCGACCACCGCCTCGCTCGTGATCGCCGCGGCCGGCGTGAAGGTAGTCAAGCATGGCAACCGCGCATCGTCCTCGAAGTCGGGCGCGGCCGATTGCCTCGAGGCGCTCGGCGTCAACCTTGACCTTCCCGTCGATGCGGTGGAGCGGATCTTCGGCGAAATCGGTATCACCTTCCTTTTTGCCAACAAGTTCCACCCGTCGATGAAGTACGCGGCCACAGCGCGCCGCGAGCTCGGAATCCCCACAGCCTTCAACGTTCTTGGTCCGCTGACGAATCCAGCCCGACCCGAGGTGGGAGCCATCGGTGTGTCCAATGCCCGCCAGGCGCCGCTCGTGGCGGGCGTGCTCGCCCGCCGCGGCACGCGCGCCCTCGTCTTCCGCGGCACGAATGGGCTCGACGAGCTGTCCACCGCTGCGCCGAACGAGGTGTGGGAGGTTCGCGACGGCGAGGTGACCTACCGCGACCTGGACGCCACGACGGATCTTGGTTTGCCGAAGGCCACCGTCGATGATCTGCGCGGCGAGGACGCCGCCTACAACGCGGCCGCCGCGCGCAAGGTACTCGACGGTCAGAAGGGCGCGGTGCGAGATGCCGTGGTCCTCAACGCTGCCGGAGCGATCGTCGCCGACGGGCGGCTGGAGGGCGTGCGTCCCGACGACGGTGACCTCGTGGCCCGCATGCGTGCCGGCCTGGAGCTGGCTGAGGACGCCCTGGATACAGGGAAGGCCTCCGGCCTGCTCACGCGCTGGGCTGAGCTTGCTCGCGCCGAAAGTGCGAAGGGCTGA
- a CDS encoding FKBP-type peptidyl-prolyl cis-trans isomerase, translating into MRVLASVIALALAFGVTACGSDDPKQPASSQETTSASGTPGTQMPTLDSSGDNPILAFPDSNAPEGLQVEVLEKGEGRQIAATDTVVANYVGQVWGSSRPFDSSFNRGAPTAFSLSMVIKGWTQGLTGQTAGSKLIVSVPSDLGYGPNGGNESAGIGESDTIAFYIELIDAYGVDQAGDANATMQADLADLPIEIKGALGEPVTVTVKDGAKKPTGEPVVTVIARGSGAPVGGKGTTIYDQYAMSFWDNSTSENTYGSYGPQSQTLGAGSFFDSLTGIPVGSRVLVEVPASEGGEGVTAPAYAVVIDILGQIEGSPNATVKPN; encoded by the coding sequence ATGCGCGTACTTGCCAGTGTGATCGCTCTCGCGCTTGCTTTCGGCGTCACGGCCTGTGGCTCGGACGATCCGAAGCAGCCGGCGTCGTCGCAGGAGACCACCAGCGCCAGCGGAACCCCCGGCACGCAGATGCCGACCCTTGACAGCTCGGGGGACAACCCAATCCTTGCCTTCCCCGATTCGAACGCTCCCGAAGGGCTGCAGGTCGAGGTCCTCGAGAAGGGTGAGGGTCGGCAGATCGCGGCCACTGACACGGTGGTGGCCAACTATGTCGGTCAGGTGTGGGGCTCATCGCGGCCCTTCGATTCCTCATTCAACCGCGGCGCCCCGACAGCCTTCTCGCTGTCGATGGTGATTAAGGGCTGGACGCAGGGGCTGACGGGGCAGACGGCCGGATCGAAGCTGATAGTCTCCGTCCCCTCCGATCTCGGCTACGGCCCGAACGGCGGCAACGAGTCGGCGGGCATCGGGGAGTCGGACACGATCGCCTTCTACATCGAGCTGATCGACGCCTACGGTGTGGACCAAGCGGGCGACGCCAATGCCACGATGCAGGCGGACCTGGCAGACCTTCCGATCGAGATTAAGGGCGCGCTTGGCGAACCCGTCACCGTCACGGTTAAGGACGGCGCGAAGAAGCCCACGGGCGAACCTGTCGTCACCGTCATCGCCCGCGGAAGCGGAGCACCCGTCGGTGGCAAGGGAACCACGATCTACGATCAGTACGCCATGTCCTTCTGGGATAACTCCACCTCCGAGAACACCTATGGTAGCTACGGGCCGCAGTCGCAGACGCTTGGCGCGGGTAGCTTCTTCGATTCCCTCACGGGGATCCCCGTCGGCTCCCGCGTGCTTGTCGAGGTTCCGGCCTCGGAGGGTGGCGAGGGCGTGACGGCGCCGGCCTACGCCGTCGTGATCGATATCCTCGGCCAGATCGAGGGATCGCCGAACGCCACGGTGAAGCCTAACTAA
- a CDS encoding superoxide dismutase: MVYTLPELDYDYAALEPHISAKIMELHHSKHHKTYVDGANKALENLAAAREAGDFSKINQFEKDLAFNLGGHSNHSVFWKNLSPNGGGEPEGELAEAIKDAFGSFDGFKKQFTAVATGIQGSGWAVLAYDTIGQRLTTFQLFDQQANVPVGTYPILMLDMWEHAFYLDYLNVKADYVKAVWNIFNWEDVAARFADAKNASLIVR, from the coding sequence ATGGTTTACACACTGCCCGAACTTGATTACGACTACGCAGCTCTCGAGCCGCACATCTCGGCCAAGATCATGGAGCTTCACCACAGCAAGCACCACAAGACCTATGTCGACGGCGCCAACAAGGCCCTCGAGAACCTGGCCGCAGCGCGCGAGGCGGGAGATTTTTCGAAGATTAACCAGTTCGAGAAGGACCTGGCTTTTAACCTCGGAGGCCACTCGAACCACTCCGTGTTCTGGAAGAACCTCTCCCCGAATGGTGGCGGCGAGCCCGAGGGCGAACTGGCCGAGGCGATCAAGGATGCCTTCGGCTCGTTCGATGGGTTCAAGAAGCAGTTCACCGCTGTCGCGACCGGCATCCAGGGCTCCGGCTGGGCCGTGCTGGCCTACGACACGATTGGCCAGCGCCTGACCACCTTCCAGCTCTTCGACCAGCAGGCCAACGTCCCGGTAGGCACCTACCCGATCCTCATGCTCGACATGTGGGAGCACGCCTTCTACCTCGATTACCTCAACGTCAAGGCCGACTACGTCAAGGCCGTGTGGAACATCTTCAACTGGGAGGACGTCGCAGCCCGCTTCGCCGACGCGAAGAACGCCTCCCTCATCGTCCGCTAA
- a CDS encoding HesB/IscA family protein, whose protein sequence is MSETVATHGVTLTEVAAAKVKSLLEQEGRDDLRLRIAVQPGGCSGLMYQLYFDERLFDDDAIAEFDGVEVLVDSKSAPYLDGATIDFADSIERQGFTIDNPQAHGTCACGESFH, encoded by the coding sequence ATGAGCGAAACCGTCGCAACTCACGGGGTCACCCTCACCGAGGTGGCCGCCGCCAAGGTCAAGTCCTTGCTTGAGCAGGAGGGCCGTGATGACCTTCGCCTGCGTATCGCCGTGCAGCCGGGCGGCTGCTCCGGCCTCATGTACCAGCTCTACTTCGACGAGCGTCTGTTCGACGACGACGCGATCGCCGAGTTTGATGGCGTCGAGGTTCTCGTGGACTCCAAGTCCGCCCCCTACCTCGACGGTGCGACGATCGACTTTGCCGATTCGATCGAGCGTCAGGGCTTCACGATCGACAACCCTCAGGCGCACGGCACCTGCGCGTGCGGTGAGTCTTTCCACTGA
- a CDS encoding Lrp/AsnC family transcriptional regulator gives MITAIVMIDAEVDQIPEVADAVAGVSSVRQVYSVTGDVDLIALVTVPQHEDLAQVIPGKIAKVPGVKNVKTYLAFQEFSKADLEAAFDIGLD, from the coding sequence ATGATCACTGCCATTGTCATGATCGACGCCGAAGTTGATCAGATCCCCGAGGTTGCCGACGCCGTGGCTGGGGTGTCGTCAGTGCGCCAGGTCTACTCCGTCACGGGCGATGTGGACCTCATCGCGCTCGTCACCGTCCCCCAGCACGAGGATCTGGCGCAGGTCATTCCCGGCAAGATCGCCAAGGTTCCAGGCGTCAAGAACGTCAAGACCTACCTCGCCTTCCAGGAGTTCTCGAAAGCCGACCTCGAAGCCGCCTTCGACATCGGCCTCGACTAG